The Mercurialis annua linkage group LG2, ddMerAnnu1.2, whole genome shotgun sequence genome contains a region encoding:
- the LOC126667811 gene encoding casein kinase 1-like protein HD16 — protein MQDLQVGVRRSQRVKQNQSPAGLVPSVRRGTGKAGRGRGSRAMNQDKNAKLLGAGAHGRGRAGLDFPARQAVDKSAEKLAAGEEEGSTSPLPERVQLGHSPVYKLDRKLGKGGFGQVFVGRRISGGAGRSGPDAVELALKFEHRNSKGCSYGPPYEWQVYSTLNGCYGLPLVHYKGQQGDYYILVMDMLGPSLWDVWNSNSQTLSEQMVACIAVEAISILEQLHLRGFVHGDVKPENFLLGQPGTPTEKKLYLIDLGLASRWKDSTSGRHVNYDQKPDVFRGTVRYASVHAHLGRTGSRRDDLESLAYTLIFLLKGKLPWQGYAGENKGFLVCKKKMGTSPEMLCFLCPPPFQQFHEMVTNMRFDEEPNYAKLISLFDNSIGFNVISRPILTDGAMKVGQKRGRSLIESEDGGQLRKKVRLGTPATQWISVYSFRSSMKQRYHYNVMDARIDQHVVKGKEDGLYISCVASSTNLWAIIMDAGTMFTSQVYELSHIFLHKEWIMEQWDKNYYITSVAGAASGSALVVMSKGTPYTQQSYKVSDVFPFKWINKKWKEGFSVTSMTTAGSKWGIVMSRNAGFPSQVVEIDFLYPSEGIHRRWENGYRITAAAATADQAAFILSAPKRKSQDVAQETLRTSAFPSTHVKEKWSKNLYISSICYGRTVS, from the exons ATGCAAGATTTGCAAGTCGGAGTTCGACGATCACAGAGGGTCAAGCAAAACCAGTCTCCTGCTGGTTTAGTTCCATCTGTTCGCCGTGGCACAGGAAAAG CTGGTCGAGGTAGAGGCTCTAGAGCAATGAACCAAGATAAAAATGCAAAGCTTTTAGGTGCTGGAGCACATGGCCGAGGTCGTGCAGGTTTAGACTTCCCAGCAAGACAGGCAGTTGATAAAAGTGCAGAAAAACTGGCTGCTGGTGAGGAGGAAGGAAGTACAAGTCCCCTTCCTGAGAGG GTACAACTTGGCCACTCCCCTGTCTACAAGTTGGACAGAAAGCTGGGGAAAGGGGGCTTTGGTCAAGTTTTTGTTGGCAGAAGGATATCTGGTGGTGCAGGGCGTTCTGGGCCTGATGCTGTTGAG CTTGCCCTGAAATTTGAGCACCGAAATAGCAAAGGGTGCAGTTACGGCCCTCCTTATGAGTGGCAGGTGTACAG CACTCTCAATGGTTGTTATGGGCTTCCATTGGTTCATTATAAAGGTCAACAAGGAGACTACTATATCCTT GTGATGGACATGCTCGGCCCAAGCCTTTGGGATGTTTGGAACTCTAATAGCCAGAC GTTGTCAGAACAGATGGTTGCTTGTATAGCAGTGGAGGCGATATCAATTCTAGAACAGCTCCACTTAAGAGG gtttgtTCATGGGGATGTTAAGCCGGAGAACTTTTTGCTTGGCCAGCCCGGTACACCTACTGAGAAGAAGTTATACCTAATTGATCTTGGTTTGG ctTCGAGATGGAAGGATTCCACTTCTGGTCGTCATGTCAATTATGACCAAAAGCCTGATGTTTTCAG GGGAACTGTACGCTATGCTAGTGTACATGCTCATTTGGGTAGGACAGGAAGCCGAAGGGATGATCTTGAGTCCCTAGCTTATACTCTCATATTCCTCCTTAAAGGAAAGCTTCCTTGGCAAGGTTATGCT GGAGAAAATAAAGGATTTCTTGTTTGTAAGAAGAAGATGGGAACTTCTCCTGAAATGCTTTGTTTCTTGTGTCCTCCtccttttcaacaatttcatGAAATGGTGACAAATATGAGATTTGATGAAGAACCTAATTACGCAAAGCTCATTTCACTTTTTGACAACAGCATAGGCTTTAATGTTATATCACGCCCTATCCTAACTGATGGAGCTATGAAG GTGGGTCAGAAAAGGGGACGATCATTGATCGAGTCGGAGGATGGTGGGCAACTTAGGAAGAAAGTTCGTCTTGGTACTCCAGCTACACAGTGGATCTCAGTGTATAGTTTCAGATCATCAATGAAGCAGAG GTATCATTATAATGTCATGGATGCAAGAATTGACCAGCACGTGGTGAAAGGAAAGGAAGATGGTTTATACATTAGCTGTGTTGCTTCATCTACAAATTTATGGGCCATTATAATGGATGCAGGAACAATGTTCACATCCCAAGTTTACGAATTATCTCACATTTTCTTACACAAG GAGTGGATAATGGAACAATGGGACAAAAATTACTATATCACATCTGTTGCTGGTGCAGCTAGTGGCAGTGCCTTAGTTGTTATGTCAAAGG GGACTCCTTATACTCAGCAATCCTACAAAGTCAGCGATGTATTTCCTTTTAAATGGATCAATAAGAAATGGAAAGAGGGTTTCTCTGTCACTTCAATGACCACAGCAGGTAGCAAATGGGGCATTGTGATGTCCAGGAATGCAGGTTTTCCCAGTCAG gTCGTTGAAATTGATTTCCTTTATCCTAGTGAGGGGATCCATAGAAGGTGGGAGAACGGATATCGGATTACTGCAGCTGCTGCTACAGCAGATCAAGCTGCATTTATACTTAGTGCTCCCAAGAGAAAATCACAAGATGTGGCACAAGAAACCTTGCGGACATCTGCATTTCCTAGTACTCATGTTAAG GAAAAATGGTCAAAGAATCTGTATATTTCATCCATTTGCTATGGAAGGACAGTATCTTGA